The genomic segment GAGCCACTGTTCCTCTGATGCTCTTGGTACATCACATCTACTCAAGAAAAAcaactttgtgtttttatcttttgGATTGCTTGTGGGCTGTATTGTTAAATGTTCATTGCGAGCTATATGTATGAGCTTAGATAAGATATGAAACTAGTTGGTAGTGGTCAAACAAGGAGCGAGTGTGAATTTAtcagaaaagtttataaagaagaaaaacttttaaatcAACATGTATGAAATAACTTCCCAATTGTTGGATGTTGATTGGATTGCTGGCGCAAAGAAAAAATATGGATCATAGAAGCGACACAAAAGTTGAAATGGCTTAGCGCAGAAGTCCTGCAGATGTTGTAAATAATCTTCTGAACTATGGTCTTGACATTAATTATCTTTAAAACTCTGGTAATGAGAATGAAACTGCTACATCTCTGTATTTTTTATGGATGACTTCTCAAAGAAtacttaactttaaaaaaaaaaaatagcagagcAGGCAAGTAAAACAAGAGCTTGGCAGCTTTTGACGTAAAGCATTGAAGTGGAGAGACCAACAAAGGCTTTATACCTCAGCGATGTGTGAAGAGCGCACATCTGAAGTCCCCTGAGATCTCCTGTTTTCAAAGAATCTTGTTCCTTGACTCGCCTGAGTGTACAACCCCCGTAGAACTTTAGGGTTCCCACATCCTCTCACTTTAAGATCCTCACCAGACCGTTCTGTACCCTTACCCTTTACGAATGCACAAAAGATCCACAAACACCACACGATTTAAAGGATCATCACTGTTATCGAGCAAGCGTGAAAAGGACTTGTGAATAAGAGATTTCAAAAGTCCTCTGTTTTTCAGAATGGCAACTTTAAAAGATACAAAGAGATACTGTCTTGATGTAGGGAAAAGTGCTCAAAATCAGGTATAGAGTTCATCTTTGCATGTCAGTGAAACTCAGTCTTCAATGTGAGGCATGGATTTGAGTTTCATGAGTAGATGTTGGTGTATCTTGTAACTAAATGCCACAGGTGTCCTGTTTGTtgtatgtgtacatatataaaGTTTAAATagtatatctttaataattttatgtaattttaaataattactGATGGTTGCAGCTCTAATTGGCTTATTCTTCTATTTCAAGCAATGTGCCTGTAACTGCCTGATGAAACTTAATGAGTACATTGCCGATATATCTTGCACATACAGTGTGACACAATGAAGATAGTCTGCTGTTTTTCAAAGCCAGGGGTGTGTAACTATAAAATGCTTGTATGTAGGGGGTTTCTGTCTTGCATAGTAAAAATGTGAATatcaaaaatgtcaaataataTGAGATATATTTACTTAAGAATtgattttaatataaaaaaaaaactatatgtaCACTTTTCAAAGAAGAAAGTAATAATATATACACTTTTTGTGTAATTTGTAATGCAAAATTGCTTGCACAGGCACAAACTCCACTGTTTTTGATTTGCTTGTTTAATGTGGGTCTTTAAGAACTTTATGGCAGGTGGAATACTGAAGTTGCCTTACACACTCCATTgagtatttaaatgtattttgtatCGTTAATCCTCGTATGCAATTATTTCGTTACAGAGTTTAGGTGCCATATGTTTATATTCCCTTTTTGTTCTGTGCATGAAGCTCTATGTGTGGCTCCGCTGAACTCTAGGTCATGCACCTGGGCAGAGACCACAGCACTGCAAACTGCTGCTCTGGAAATatgcaacatttttttaattgcttttgtTTATGTGGGACATAATGTGAGACATCACCACATTTTCAGCTGTGAAACATCCACTTTACGCCTCTATGTATGTTAGGGATGAAtccgttttcttttttttataacagattTAATATAATAGTAACAGCTATTATCGTTGGGCTCTGTTACAGAACAGAATAAAGAATGGCATCAATaggtttattttgatgcagCACTTGTGCTGATCCTTATCTGTATTAGGCATGTGGGGTTTTAGAACGTGTACGTTAAAGTCCCAGTGACTGGTGTAATGCTGTTATACCGTGTCTGATAGGCCCTGTGTGTCATTTTAGGGTGTTGCATTGAAGCCTCAGGGCCCTGTTAGCATAGTTCCTCCCATCATCTATGACAGATAGATATCAAGACGAGAAAGTATTAGCAACCTCCCTCAGCTAGCACACAAGTTACACACAGATACGGATACACAGCGGCGGCCTGACAAAATGTTCCTTCTGTCACTGGCATGGCTATTGTTGACAGGACCACTTTGGACATCTGGTAAGACCATCAGCTTTGTCTTTAATCTCATAAGACACAAACGTTCTTGCTGTTGCAAAGTCAGGTAGCTTACCGAGGGATGTGTTGTTGTCAAGTTCAACTGATGATCGTCtgatttttatcttaaaatcaAATACAGTCATTGCCATAGCATGTGATAATTAATGAAATGTGGCTTAAAGAGTCACTGAGAGTTACAGACCAAGTAAAAAGAAGTGAGCTTTGGTTTGTTGGTTTAACATTAGACATTATATATATGAAAGTATAGATTATTGATACGGTTATGTTATTACGTTAATTatcagcctttgagttttgctCTAAGGGTAACATTGTAGTAGTCCCCTGTAGTTTGTCGTCacaattttctgttttatatttgtatcaCTGTGCTGGAGGCATTGAAATAAATGGGATTTGTGCTGTATTTTGCCACTTACTGGTTATGAACCAAATTAGTCTTGAATGTAAcatagcatttgtatttaattCACTTTTGCAAGAACAGCATGAAGCAAGAGCCAGTAAGTGTTAACCTTTCATACAAAGGCAGTCTTCGGCTTGCTGTGtaagtttttatatttcataaCACTATTTCATAACACAGGCCTGTGCATTTGACTTAAAAACATAGAAAGTAGAAAATGGTTGTAAAATGTGAAGAGGTGTTTTACCACAAAGGCCTGCCTGTAAAACATCTCCTAAATGCAAAATCGGTCATACAGCAATTCCACAATGTCACTGTTAAGAGTATGAAATATATACAAGAGATTTCCtcatattttcttattttatattgCCAGTTGCATTTGTACTGGCTTTTGCCACGTAGGAAGCATGACAACCTGCATGTATTATTACAAGTATTAGTATTCCTTTTCTTAATTAATTGCGCATCCTTACGGGAGGATTGTCCATAAACCTTTGCAACGAGCAAACACGCTAGGCAGCTTGTGATATTGTAACAATGTGTTTTCTgaaatcttaaacatcactctttTTCCTTGGTCTAGATTCCAAACAGATTCTGCTGGAAGAAGAAGTCAGCATTCGTTACCCTAAGATCCTAAGCAATGAGACCATTGATTGTGATTGTGGCAAGTTTCCTTGTGACGCAGTCTTCTGGCTCCACAGTGACATCAGTGGCAAAGTCCAGTTTCTAGGAAAATGCAACAACGCTGATCGTGTTACTGATAACGTGGatgaaagacattttaaactcaGTAAAAGGGGCAGTAAGTCATTTACGCTCCGTATCATCACTGTGACAAAAGAAGACAGAGGGATTTATTCTTGTGTCTTGAAGGACAAAAGTCTTAATGAAATGTGGAAGCCGGGGACTCTTCTACTGCCAGGAGGTTTGTATTCTAAGTGCTTCATGTCACAGTTAAATATCACGCTAAATGTGAAAATTTCAAAATATATGTCTGATTTTGAAGAGGTAGGTCAAGCTGATGGATGATTTAAGGCTTTGGTGTGTAAATCCAACATATTACGACTCCTActgtaatacaaaaaaaatgtataatattCTGCGGACTTACTGGACTCAGCTTTAAAAGTGTGGCGCACTTACCTTGGTGTATTAGTCAAATACAATACCATTTTCGCATtgaaaaaatgtaaactaaaacaTTATGCAGTTATTTGCTACTCACTTTTATCACTTTTTGACAGACTTTCACTTTTTGACAGACTTTCATTtcgtgtttttttaaaatatttatgatCCTTTCTGCCAGGAGGAGCAGCTGTAGAATGTTTAAAGACACCTGGTGGAGCATGCCACAAgtaataatgttttttcttttcataaataaaattgggTATAAAAGAGCATTCCAAAGTCCATAAGAAGTAAAAGATGGAGCTTTCACAACTCTGAAAGCGTGCGTGACTACATATGTAGTCGAGGCAGAATTTCTAGAAAGTGGAGAACAATTCTGATTTGTCGATTTTATCATCTAGAGAACTTAATATCAAAAGATTCAGGGAATGCACGGAAATCTTTGTACGGAGGAGAAAGGGGTATGGAATCCCCGTGATCTTCGTGCCCTCTGGAGGTATTGCATTAAAAACTGATGTTTCATGGAAGTCACTGCACGGACTCCAGAAACACTTCTGACAGCGAGTGAACACAGTTTATCGCTTAGAGCTGCATCATAGAAAGAAAACCTTTTTAAAGGTGTTTATGGCATCACAATCAAAATGAGCATACATTTTTCAAATCATAAAATTTCTATTTTAAACATAAGGTTTAAatcatttgcaaatcattgcatactgattttatttgcattttgtcTTTGACACAAGTAGACATTGAGAAGTTCTTTTGAATCCTGGCTTTCCGCTTCTCTTTGCCTAGCTGATGCTGCCTTACTTATCTTTCTAAATGAGATGtaaacagttaaactttttccCATCATGGACAAACAGAACATATTGTTACACATTAAGTTGGCCAAATGGGTAAGTTCTAGCTacaaataaggaaaaaaaatgctgaaaaactgTTCGCTGGCTCAACAGACGTACAGATGGAGGGATCTGTTTATGTAGATCAAATCTGTTAATAATCAtgtcagtaatatttcttatatTTGCCCAATTAGGGACTTGGTTGAAAATTGCTGTAATAACAActattttcttttgaaaaagTTGTTTGTTACTTTTCTTAATGGTGCTTCTGGGTGGCTGTGATTCAGGTGGTCAGGCAAGTCATATTTTAATCGCAAGGCTGGTGATTCGATCCCTGGCTTAACCCGTCTACATGTTAAGCAGGATACTTGAACCTTGAGTCACTCCCGATGTGTTTGTCAGGGTGTGCATGTTAGATagaaaaacacttaaaagaaaaaagtgcctgTTGAATGTTTAAGTAGAGCAGAAAAGTGCTCTACAAGAACTTGTCCATTTATCTTTCTTTGGTCTTTATTTGACAGAGACCCCACCAACACCACCTCCTAAGCCAAAACCCAAACCACCATCCAAACCAACCTGTCGTTGCAATACAGGCAACTCCAAGGGTAAGTTATTGtagaataaaatgaataaaaaggaCAGCGGTGCATAATTTAACATTTTCCTGCAGAATGAAAATTGATTAATGATTGATTATatcagtggttcttaacctgggtTCGATCAAACCCTAGGGGTTCGGTGAGTCGGTCTCAGGGGTTCGGCAGAGCCTCCGCCGTGACATGCacggctcattttgtgcaccagtaaaaaacatatctatgtcttgaatttgaaaaaaaaatcatattttatttttcactaaagaggggttcagtgagtgcgcatatgaaactggtggggttcggtacctccaacaaggttaagaaccactggaTTATATCATGACTccattggggggaaaaaaaaacatatactccATTATTCCTTTGCTCCAGGAGGCTGTGGCTCTATGATTCTTTGGCCTCTTGTCGGACTTCTTGGAGGCTTGGCTCTGGCTGTTCTCTGCACGCTGCGTTACTTTAGCCGTGAGTAGCGTTTAATACATTAAATACCGTGAAGTCAACAAAACAGCCGGACAAACGTGCCAGAAATGCATTAAATTGTGCTAATAAAGGTTGAGAAAATGAGCTTTTGTGATATAGTAATGttttatttctaaaatgtttcctttcttcttcaaCAATATTCTCACTTACAGGACTACCAAGAAAGTGTCACCACCACTTTCCAAAGTAAGTACAACATTAGTAAATACaactgtttttgtctttcattttatttttcttccataTTCACAAGAAAAATCGAAATTCTTTACAGtatttttaaactttgattCTGCCACCATATGCACGGACGATGCTTTAATCTCTGTCTTCTGTTTTCTCTATTAAGGAAAAGGCAGACgttctaaaaaaaaccctgcatcTGCATCTCATGTATTTTTAAGGTAAGTATCATATGTGTTAAATGTTGTCTATGGTTATTGTCTAATGAAAATTAACAAATGTTGCTTCTTTGATTGCAGTGGCTGAAGTGCTTCGTTTGAGTATTCTGTCCGGCCACGAAAGGCATGATTCACCCTTAATATCTGGTCTTCTAACAACATCTCGAGTTTATTTACGCTTAAATGAACTCTCAGCAAGAAAAGACATTTGCTTtttcaacagcagcagcagccatgtAAGATATTGTAACATATTGACAGGCTTTTGTTATGTATAAGACAGAGTTCCACTAAGTTTAGTTTAAAGACCCATGTTGTGCTTTTAATCTGTAATCTTTCTTTCGGTCTCTAATCAGTGAGCTGCATTTAGCGTAATTTATAAAGGTGGTTTTCAATTAATCAGATATTGAATGTGCTGTGAACTGTTATCATTTATTTTGATGCAAATATCACAAAGTACACAAATAGacatacagtatttgtgcagttttctgcattttttgctttcttctgtacttatttgtgcttttcacaTTATTACAGCAATTTAGACACAGAACAAAAAGCACTGTCATGTCGGTATTTCTGTGAGCATGCTTGtgtttaatcaataaaactgtatcatttcagtcatttatgGTGGTTATGAGTGATCTAATTATCCAAAATGCAGCATTGCCTAGAAAGTAATGATACTCAGGAGGTATTTTGCAATAGCAGAAGTGCTTCCTGTAAAAGCTACAGGTCAAGCACTGTGCATGTTTCCCAGTGATAGGAACAGATAAGACGTTCTGGCTTTCAAATGTTTGTTGCGTTGTACATCTTAGATGTCTGTGCCTGTCTATGGAGAGGGCATAGAGGTTTGAAAGTGGGCGTTGTACTTCCATTGTCAATATTGTGCTTAGCGGAAGTTGAGTAGGTGAGTGACAGGGTTTGGtgtcttcttttacttttgaTGTGTAAACTTGCATCATATTCAGTTTCTCTTGAACTGCCATGTATGTGGCAACAAGCTTTGCtgtataatgttaaattacagGCTACAAAGTCATTTCATAGTAAGTGTAAGTCTCTTGCTTCCTTATTCACCCTCATGTGCATGcatacagatacacacacacacatacgcaaaCCAACCCAGTTACACCTGCGTGATTGAGAAGTGCAAAGACACAACTAAGTTCGTGGTTGATTGGGTCGCAGGGAATGTACGCAGCTCTTTCCTGTGTGCTGGAGCGCGAGGATATACCGAACTATGTTCACTGAGATGCTATCGCTTCACTCAGCTTTGAGCTATTCGTCTAGTCTCTGAAACAAAAAGACCACAAAAAATACCACAGACTGAACCACAAGCACTGACGGAGAAAGAGGAGCAGTAAGCGAAAGACAAAGTAAAAAGTTTTGAAATTAATGcagtaaaagaaataaagaaatgtatGAGAACCTTAAAAGTGTTTTTGGAAGTGTGTTTAATTGGATATAATACAATATAATACATTTCATTGACCAAATGGATTTACACACAGCGTATGTTATTATTACCAATGTGGCTGGCCGAGGatattatacatttaataaatggaaataattaTACAAGAACATTAAACCGAGGTAACACTGgttgagaagacttttaaaaacacatcctGTATCAGCACTTTACAAAAGTATTACTGCTTCACAGTCAAAGCCAAGTAGACCAAGGTCACAGTACACTGCCACTTTAAGAAAAGCATCGCTCGGGTGGAAAAATGTAAGTATGAAATAATCTTAATGACACAGCAACACAAATCAGAAAGGTGCACCAACTCATTGGGTAGAAAACTTAATATTGTAAAATTTGTAGagtttgttgtttgtatttgcttttaatttaaacAGATGTATTAAAAACTTATCGAATCCTTACACGTTATTGCCATATGTCAGTAAATTCATTAAGTTATGTGATGTATGCTAAAGAGAAtggatttcttcagctttctgtTCCTAGATAGATTTGTTTAAAACATGAGACACAGTTGAAACTAAATGCACACAGATATGATAAACTGTAAACATTATTTTTTGTAAGCCAGTTTTCTGATGTCTCCTTCATTTGTTTCCTGTAATAGTAAAGTCAAATCAGACatacattttttctttacaatttttttaatttcattttttggaGCATAAATCATGGAAAACAAGTGCTTAAATTCCAAAAAATGCAATTCAATCCAGTACTTTTCTTCTGAAATATCGAAACAGCCATAAACTATAACAGCGTGCGATTTCTAATCTAATGATATGGCAGTGCTATATACTCAACTGTTTGTGGTGAAATCCATAACTATTATCTCATGTTACGTCTTGCTACAGatacaaaatacataaaagCTGCATATTTCtatattatttaattaaatataagTAATATGTACATTCTGACACTCCGTTTTGAATAAATCCCATTTAGGATAAACTTATATTACCTGTTTGAAAATGCAGTTTTCTAATACAGACCTTTTTTGATAACAATATTAAGTACAGTTTCATGAATGTAATAAGAgtcaatacacagaaaaattgAGGTTTTTCCTTTCATGTCGTCTTTAGAGACACGTAAGTACAGAAAGTGTTGTGCACTATTTTCAAAACTCTATTTAAAAGTGCAACAAACAAAATTCTTCCAAGCTCTTTAGTAGGAAGGGGTTAATACTGAGGGGATATTAAATAACACGTATAATTTCCAATTTGTCACATTTGTCTAAACTATTTCAGCTACCTTAGCAAAATCCGAAACAGTATACGTAAATATATCATGTCGTCAGATTGACATTACATAAGAGCCAGATATTTAGAATTTTTCCTCTTTAACATGGCCTGGGTGTAAATTCTGACGCTTTATTTTGAATAACAGCAGCCCATTCAGGACCTATTTGTGCTGCTTGTCAAAAGCACAATAACTGCTTGAAAGCAGTTTTACAGTGTAGACATTTTTGAGATATAAGTATCAATGAGATGTGTTCTTACTTAGCAAAAGTCAAAAAAGTAAAGGAAAATGAAAGTCGTAACAGGAACCGTTATCCACACATTATAAAAAGATTCTGACCAAATCACTTTGAAGTCTTTTAGAGCGCTCCATTTCTACTTACTCCAATCCTCTTGATGCTCTTGGTTTCCATTTTACTCCTTTTTCTATAATGCTTGAAACAGCCAGTTGAGCAGCAGAGCAATAATAACTGAGCcaaactgaacaaaaaaaatactattcAAATGTGTTTACTGGTAATGAAGGTGGCATTTTCAGAACACAAGGATATTCAGCATTATTGTgctacccttttttttttcactggctTCCCCTGGTCACCCACcacataatcacacacacacacgctcaggtTTCAGGTTGGAGATCCCCTGTGTGACTAAGATAGGGAAGCCCATGcaggtgtgtttgtgagtgactCAACCCTGAAACAGAGAGATGGAAAGGTGAAGTGGGCTAATTGTGTGCTTTTTGACTGGGTCTTCCCTTTGATAAGATGCATCAACAGAATCCCCTATTTGCTGAAAACAATGCAAGACTAAAACTTTGTTTTCATCTTGATTTAATTAGTAATAAATGAAAAAGTGACttattgaaaacaaaaataGGGTCAATGACAATCTGAATTTCGAGGAATTATTGTAACggttgaaagaaagaaagagagaaagaaagaaagagaaagaaagaaagaagctaaatgaaatttaaaaaaaaagactgtgtcCTCTTGTTACTCTCACTCCCCCCTCTTTTTCGTTCTTTCTGTCTCCTCCCACCCATGGAACAGATCACCCACAAAAGCGCAAAATGTCAGCACTCAGTGCCCATTACCAAATTGCTGCATTTATTTTCCAGCACTGAACCGGAAAAAGGGCTTCGAGTTGCGCCATAGCAGCTGTTGCTCTACACAGTTTATCTGAAGGGGGTTTCACTTCCGTACAGCTCTTAGACAACATTTCACTTGAAATGATACGAGCTGTAACGCTTTATGGTTGCTACGTTCTTCTTTCCTTTTGCTAGAGCTGTTAGTTCAATAGAGCTTTATAAACTGTGAACAAAACTGATAAGATTTAAACTGAATATTCTGGCAATTTAATGAATTCAAATTCCTGTCTTTTCCCATAATGAAAATTGTAGTATCTTTTGTTAGCTCACAAGCGGTTTTCTTTCAATTTTCAGTCCCCAAGTCCCCCAagaaccccccccaaaaagacCTGATAGCCATTATATTTAAGAATGATTTCGCACTGTGGCTCATGCATAGCAtagcaaaacaataaaaacatagaaacatagaaaaaaaatgttaaaaatgttactTTGTTAATTTTACAAGATTAAAATCATGTGCTGTACCCTCCATCCAATAGAAGAAGTACTTGTATGAATATGTGTGAATGGATGAAAGAGGCAAGTTATATAAAGTGCTCTGAGTGCTcaagaagagtagaaaagcactaagaaccagtccatttaccattcagaCCAATGTCACAGAACATATTTTCCATTACTTGTTTCAGCTGGTGTACACCTGTAATAAAACGAATTATTCAGGTTTGACTAatatttcaatttattttacACAAGTTTGTGTCTTTGCTCAGAAGTATGTCTTGATGCACGTTTAATCATTCAGGTAAATGAATCCCAAAAagttaattctgttcatctggactggGCTGTGAGTTGATCAGATCCTGACCTCACAGCCcgttgttcattcagtgggctagtttcagttattgtgcaaaggtactgtttataaggttggggaaacctgcagtcagtcaggatgagtgacgaaacatttctctcacttaaaacgctacgtccagatgaacagaatcagctttatgGGATGCTCAGAAGTatgttttgtgattttgttcAAGGATTCAGTGCACTGATAGCAACATGACGCTAAGTCATTTTGCTGCCATCTAATGGTGTAAATATCGGTCTTGTGGAAGCCTTGTAACACTGGACAACACCGTAAAGAAATCGTATGCCTAACATTGGATTTTAGGGGTGTTTGCCTGTGCAATACAGTACTTTTAATTTGAAcaatgaaaatattggaaattgTCATAAATTAGTCCAGTATAAAGGTAAAATTCTTAGatcttaaatataaaatataacattCACAGTGATTATAAATTGAAGAGGACAACAATCTTTACTCAGAACTTGAGAAGATGGGAAATCACTTAAGTGATTATTAGTTTATATAATAAtagtatattttaattttttttaaaaaattaatttagtGATGTTATATTTGTGTTATATATCTTGTGCTTATCATTTCTATTTTATATGTACAATTTCAGGGCTTTTTGCCCGTATTTCAGAACATGGTGATATTAAAAAAAGGGGATGTAAGATAATGTGTCTTACAAAAGGCCTCTGAGAGACCCTGATGCttgctgttttacttttaaCTAAACAACTATTATATTTCTCTAAACTAGTTTAATCTGAGAGATTAAAATATAGCAATGTTTGCAATCTTGAAGAATTTCAGCAATCACTCACCAAATTCAAATTACATAGCAATTTCAAAGTGACTGTTAGGAATTCTTGATGAAACTTCAACAAAGAAAAGTTTGGTATAATGCACCATTTAATTTGTGCAGAATTGGTGTAGAGTTGCGTGAACTATGTTCGGTGTGCATCGTTTTCACTTCCTATCTCATCCATTTTCAGCCTACATACTGCGCACTGCTGCATTTGTGTGCCAATAGTTTGTGGATGAAGTAGTGATGTTCAGTGCTTCAAACCAGAGGTAGAGGAGTGAAGTGCAGATTGGGTGGGTTACAAAGATTGTGCAGACCACGATCGTGTTGCAGGAGGTCTCTGCAAGACTCTGCTGCAATGGTCCCATTTGACAGAGCAGAGAAGAAGGTTACAGCTGGGGCGGGGTTTCATATCACACTGAATTATCTCCCAGCAGACTTCAATAAACACCAAAAAGACGTGTTTAGCTCCTATTCTCGTCTGCAAGATTAAAATGGACCAAAAATGGCTTCTGATTCTGGTGATTGTGGTGTCTTGTCAGAGTAAGTTGAACTTAATTATTAAgtgtctgatttgttttttagttttttgctcACGTGCATTGTTCCCAgaaactgtcttttttttctgctctcattttataaaatgttttagaaTTTACTACAGGAGCTGCCAAAAACATAACAGCAAAGGAAGGACAGAGGGTTTATATGAACTGTAAACAGATACCAGGGGCCAGCATGATTGTCTGGTTTCGAGTCCTGAGCAATTTTCGCATGGAATTCATTGGGTCTTTCAGcacaaaatgcataaaaaagaCAGTGATAACAAACTTCGATGGGCTCTACACTTGCACTGAGGATCATCTAACACTGAAGTCCTTCAAAAAAAACGACACTGGCCTATATAGCTGTGCGTCACTTATCCAAGGTAATAAATTGGAGTTTGGAGACGTAACACGAATATCTGCAGgtaagttttgtttctttgatttGGTTTCATTCAGGATGTTTATTGTTTTAGTAGGTTAACACTTAACTTTTACTTCTTTATTTAAGAAACAACTGTAGTTAAAACTGAAGCGCCACCAACATGCACCACCAAACCGAGTGTGCCCAAAATTGCAACCTGTACTTGTGAAGGCAAGAAAGGAGGAGGCAAGTGTTCCAAATCACAATGATGTGTTATAACATTTATCATATTCATGTTTAAAATTCTGTGATTAGAAAAAGTTGGTAAACAAGGATGCTTCAGTTTCAGAATGGGAGTACAGTTCTGCTATTACTTGTAGTCCAATAATACTGGGAGCTCTTGCTGGTAGCTCtggcctttttcttctgctCCTCATCGTCACCATCTTGTACTGCAATCGTAAGTGCATCTTCAATATGAAACCTGAACAGTCTTC from the Oreochromis aureus strain Israel breed Guangdong linkage group 5, ZZ_aureus, whole genome shotgun sequence genome contains:
- the cd8b gene encoding uncharacterized protein cd8b translates to MFLLSLAWLLLTGPLWTSDSKQILLEEEVSIRYPKILSNETIDCDCGKFPCDAVFWLHSDISGKVQFLGKCNNADRVTDNVDERHFKLSKRGSKSFTLRIITVTKEDRGIYSCVLKDKSLNEMWKPGTLLLPGETPPTPPPKPKPKPPSKPTCRCNTGNSKGGCGSMILWPLVGLLGGLALAVLCTLRYFSRLPRKCHHHFPKKRQTF
- the cd8a gene encoding T-cell surface glycoprotein CD8 alpha chain, with the protein product MDQKWLLILVIVVSCQKFTTGAAKNITAKEGQRVYMNCKQIPGASMIVWFRVLSNFRMEFIGSFSTKCIKKTVITNFDGLYTCTEDHLTLKSFKKNDTGLYSCASLIQGNKLEFGDVTRISAETTVVKTEAPPTCTTKPSVPKIATCTCEGKKGGVSEWEYSSAITCSPIILGALAGSSGLFLLLLIVTILYCNRIRTRRCPHHHKRRPRTAPPAKEPMADRYV